A genomic segment from Anaerolineae bacterium encodes:
- a CDS encoding TRC40/GET3/ArsA family transport-energizing ATPase, with protein sequence MSLVKIFQEHPERRYIMFGGKGGLGKTTFSAAAAYYLAQQGHRVLVFSVDPQASLSDIFQRDIFGKGAVEIMPNLFAQEIDADQRIKAYQEEIRQKIFNMYGLEKIPDEIENYIQAAAAEPAMEESAIFDQVVDIVVAAEYDYYIYDLVPLGHALYYLSMASVYDEWIEKITKLREEMREYEQMAARIKRDEEIQEDLILKELQDIKYRIQTSSSILTDKEKTAFFFVCVPEEMILIDTQKAAELFAKFDVPLSGYIVNRVLPDELMQQPNIPEYLRNRHKMQQVYAAKINQLFGNDVLAWIPEFERDITGLPMIEKMAQVMFGNGAV encoded by the coding sequence ATGTCGCTGGTAAAAATTTTTCAAGAACACCCCGAACGACGCTACATTATGTTTGGCGGCAAAGGCGGCCTGGGCAAAACCACGTTTTCGGCGGCGGCCGCTTACTATCTGGCCCAACAGGGCCACCGGGTACTGGTTTTTTCGGTTGACCCCCAGGCTTCGCTGTCGGATATTTTTCAACGAGACATCTTTGGTAAAGGCGCGGTGGAAATTATGCCCAATCTCTTTGCCCAAGAGATTGACGCCGACCAACGCATCAAAGCCTACCAGGAAGAAATTCGCCAAAAAATCTTTAATATGTACGGCCTGGAAAAAATCCCCGATGAAATTGAAAACTACATCCAGGCCGCCGCCGCCGAACCGGCTATGGAAGAAAGCGCCATCTTTGACCAGGTGGTAGATATTGTGGTGGCCGCCGAGTACGACTATTACATTTACGACCTGGTGCCGCTGGGCCACGCCCTGTATTACCTGAGCATGGCCAGTGTGTACGACGAATGGATTGAAAAAATCACCAAACTCCGCGAAGAAATGCGCGAATACGAGCAAATGGCCGCCCGCATCAAACGCGACGAGGAAATCCAGGAAGACCTTATCTTAAAAGAACTGCAAGACATCAAATACCGCATTCAAACCTCGTCCAGCATTCTTACCGACAAAGAAAAAACCGCCTTCTTTTTTGTTTGCGTGCCGGAAGAAATGATTTTGATTGACACGCAAAAAGCGGCAGAACTTTTTGCTAAGTTTGATGTGCCGTTGAGCGGTTACATTGTCAACCGGGTGTTGCCGGACGAATTGATGCAGCAGCCCAACATCCCGGAATACCTGCGCAATCGCCACAAAATGCAGCAGGTGTACGCCGCCAAAATCAACCAACTATTTGGCAATGATGTTTTGGCCTGGATCCCAGAATTTGAGCGCGACATCACCGGCCTGCCGATGATTGAAAAAATGGCCCAGGTGATGTTTGGCAATGGGGCCGTTTAA
- a CDS encoding ArsA family ATPase, with the protein MALIDVSMQQFVEAHPHLKFTFFGGKGGVGKTVMAGAAAIGFARQGKKTLLASTNPVHSLSGLLDQNVFGKQTPVKGVPNLMAYEIDTRETIERSKVEIKEKIDYFLKFAEIRTKADEFVESATMNPAFEESAMFENMIDLMFKDEYEVYVFDTAPTANARRLLGMSSVYSMWVNKMMDSRKEAQSLRELLSYSKKKEQKDPLMDYLLNFRERMHQAKELLTDPEKTAFFFVTLPEALPIAVIRRFINWFDEFGIPVGGVVVNMLIDKTNVTEDSAEFVKNRVQMQDGYMREIEEVFNGMVRGVVPLFDTEVRGIEMLNRTTNAVFGQG; encoded by the coding sequence ATGGCCTTGATTGATGTTAGCATGCAGCAATTTGTGGAAGCGCATCCTCACCTGAAATTTACCTTTTTTGGGGGCAAAGGCGGGGTGGGCAAAACAGTGATGGCCGGCGCGGCTGCCATTGGTTTTGCCCGGCAGGGCAAAAAAACCCTGCTGGCTTCCACCAACCCCGTCCATAGCTTGAGCGGGTTGTTGGACCAGAATGTTTTTGGCAAACAAACGCCGGTTAAGGGCGTACCCAATCTGATGGCGTACGAGATTGACACGCGAGAAACCATTGAACGCTCCAAGGTGGAGATCAAAGAAAAAATTGACTATTTTCTCAAATTTGCCGAAATCCGCACCAAAGCCGATGAGTTTGTCGAGTCGGCCACCATGAACCCGGCCTTTGAAGAGTCGGCCATGTTTGAGAACATGATTGACCTGATGTTCAAAGACGAGTACGAAGTTTACGTTTTTGATACCGCCCCCACGGCCAATGCGCGCCGCTTGTTGGGCATGTCGTCGGTATACTCCATGTGGGTCAACAAAATGATGGACAGCCGCAAAGAGGCCCAAAGTTTGCGAGAGCTGCTTTCTTATTCCAAAAAGAAAGAGCAAAAAGACCCCCTGATGGATTATCTGCTCAACTTCCGCGAGCGGATGCACCAGGCCAAAGAGTTGTTGACCGATCCCGAAAAAACAGCCTTTTTCTTTGTCACCCTGCCCGAAGCCTTGCCCATTGCCGTCATCCGCCGTTTCATCAATTGGTTTGATGAATTTGGCATTCCGGTGGGCGGCGTGGTGGTGAATATGTTAATTGACAAGACCAACGTGACCGAGGACTCGGCGGAATTTGTCAAGAACCGGGTGCAGATGCAAGATGGTTACATGCGGGAAATAGAAGAGGTTTTTAACGGCATGGTGCGCGGGGTGGTGCCTTTATTTGACACCGAAGTGCGCGGGATTGAAATGTTGAACCGCACCACCAACGCTGTGTTTGGACAGGGGTAA